The Kitasatospora setae KM-6054 genome contains a region encoding:
- a CDS encoding NAD(P)/FAD-dependent oxidoreductase: MAADPVHALRDAQPTPFWLDDPDRPAARPALTGDTRCDLLVVGGGYSGLWTALIAKERDPARDVVLIEGRETGWAASGRNGGFCEASLTHGLANGHQRWPDELAALERLGHANLEAMQDAVERYGIDCDWRRSGSLTVATEPHQVAELREFAELAGRHGTRFDVLDRDEVRAEIDSPTFLGGVWDRDGVAMLNPARLAWGLRRACLDLGVRLYEHTPATSLDASPTGVTVRTPYGRIGARRVALATNAFPSLLRRHRPYTVPVYDYALMTEPLSDARLAAVGWKNRQGWADSDNHFHYVRLSADNRILFGGYDVVHQYRGRVSAERDQRPETFATLARHFARTFPQLEGLRFTHAWGGAIDTCTRFSAFFDLTHQGRVAYAAGYTGLGVGATRFGAEVMLDLLAGERTERTALEMVRRKPLPFPPEPVRSVGIGITQWALHRADANAGHRNLWLRTLDRFGLGFDS, from the coding sequence ATGGCCGCCGACCCCGTCCACGCCCTCCGGGACGCCCAGCCCACCCCGTTCTGGCTGGACGACCCCGACCGCCCGGCGGCCCGCCCCGCCCTCACCGGCGACACCCGGTGCGACCTGCTGGTGGTCGGCGGCGGCTACAGCGGCCTGTGGACCGCGCTGATCGCCAAGGAGCGCGACCCCGCGCGCGACGTCGTGCTGATCGAGGGCCGCGAGACCGGCTGGGCCGCCTCCGGCCGCAACGGCGGCTTCTGCGAGGCCAGCCTCACCCACGGCCTCGCCAACGGCCACCAGCGCTGGCCGGACGAGCTCGCCGCCCTGGAACGCCTGGGCCACGCCAACCTGGAGGCCATGCAGGACGCCGTCGAGCGCTACGGCATCGACTGCGACTGGCGGCGCAGCGGCTCCCTCACCGTCGCCACCGAACCCCACCAGGTCGCCGAACTGCGGGAGTTCGCCGAACTCGCCGGCCGCCACGGCACCCGCTTCGACGTCCTCGACCGCGACGAGGTGCGCGCCGAGATCGACTCGCCGACCTTCCTCGGCGGCGTCTGGGACCGCGACGGCGTCGCCATGCTCAACCCGGCCCGACTCGCCTGGGGCCTGCGCCGCGCCTGCCTCGACCTGGGCGTCCGCCTGTACGAGCACACCCCGGCGACCTCGCTCGACGCCTCCCCGACCGGCGTCACCGTCCGCACCCCGTACGGTCGGATCGGCGCCCGGCGGGTCGCCCTCGCCACCAACGCCTTCCCGTCCCTGCTGCGCCGCCACCGCCCGTACACCGTGCCGGTCTACGACTACGCGCTGATGACCGAGCCGCTCTCGGACGCCCGACTGGCCGCCGTGGGCTGGAAGAACCGGCAGGGCTGGGCCGACAGCGACAACCACTTCCACTACGTCCGGCTGTCGGCCGACAACCGGATCCTGTTCGGCGGCTACGACGTGGTGCACCAGTACCGCGGCCGGGTCAGCGCCGAACGCGACCAGCGGCCGGAGACCTTCGCCACCCTGGCCCGCCACTTCGCCCGCACCTTCCCGCAGTTGGAGGGCCTGCGGTTCACCCACGCCTGGGGCGGCGCGATCGACACCTGCACCCGGTTCTCCGCCTTCTTCGACCTCACCCACCAGGGCCGGGTCGCCTACGCCGCCGGCTACACCGGCCTCGGCGTCGGCGCCACCCGCTTCGGCGCCGAGGTGATGCTCGACCTGCTGGCCGGCGAGCGCACCGAGCGCACCGCGCTGGAGATGGTCCGCCGCAAGCCGCTGCCCTTCCCGCCCGAGCCGGTCCGCTCGGTGGGCATCGGCATCACCCAGTGGGCCCTGCACCGCGCCGACGCCAACGCCGGACACCGCAACCTGTGGCTGCGCACCCTCGACCGCTTCGGCCTCGGCTTCGACAGCTGA
- a CDS encoding LPXTG cell wall anchor domain-containing protein: MALTNRNRAPRLRAATAVLAATGTVAAAVLLPAARPANAAPGDLASATLVQLTNQDVPAIGLSAYHGAYGTASSSTVPDTDMADFSSDPDGMLSRISIATRTTMTQTATAKYFAQAQLTDLVVWFNGRRELLRISPIDPARSEAVATLDSYAECVPPPFGPYALAYNHTDNDEITVLGQRVGPGTTRLAITGADLGRNDIGPSTLDVTVTQHAVPSTQVAGYTAEAWLDIDISGTFNDLGGRQVYTGAVTSTRLGEVHANCTGASPSPSPSPSPSPSPSPSPSPSPSPSPTPTPTPTPTMSEEPTPTPSPTPTPSPAPTSASPTSPGPVPPLPDTGAGGNPLGLGAAALGLCALGAGALLLARRRRRH; this comes from the coding sequence ATGGCCCTCACGAACCGGAACCGCGCGCCACGGCTGCGCGCCGCCACCGCCGTCCTCGCCGCCACCGGCACTGTCGCGGCGGCGGTCCTGCTGCCCGCCGCCCGTCCCGCGAACGCGGCGCCCGGCGATCTGGCGAGCGCGACGCTGGTCCAGCTGACCAACCAGGACGTGCCGGCGATCGGCCTGTCGGCGTACCACGGGGCGTACGGCACCGCGAGCTCCAGCACGGTGCCGGACACCGACATGGCGGACTTCTCGTCCGACCCGGACGGGATGTTGTCCCGGATCAGCATCGCCACCCGGACCACGATGACCCAGACCGCCACCGCCAAGTACTTCGCCCAGGCCCAACTCACCGACCTGGTCGTCTGGTTCAACGGACGGCGGGAACTGCTGCGAATCTCCCCGATCGACCCGGCCCGGAGCGAGGCGGTCGCCACCCTGGACTCCTACGCGGAGTGCGTGCCGCCGCCGTTCGGCCCGTACGCGCTGGCCTACAACCACACCGACAACGACGAGATCACCGTGCTCGGGCAGCGGGTGGGCCCCGGCACCACCCGGCTGGCGATCACCGGCGCGGACCTCGGCCGCAACGACATCGGGCCGTCCACCCTGGACGTCACCGTCACGCAGCACGCGGTGCCCTCCACCCAGGTGGCCGGGTACACCGCCGAGGCGTGGCTGGACATCGACATCTCGGGCACCTTCAACGACCTCGGCGGGCGGCAGGTGTACACCGGAGCGGTCACCAGCACCCGGCTCGGCGAGGTGCACGCCAACTGCACCGGCGCGAGCCCGAGTCCGAGCCCGAGTCCGAGCCCGAGCCCGAGCCCGTCGCCCAGCCCCAGCCCCAGCCCGTCGCCCTCCCCCACCCCGACCCCCACCCCGACCCCGACCATGTCCGAGGAGCCCACTCCCACGCCGTCCCCGACCCCGACCCCCTCCCCCGCGCCCACCTCGGCCTCGCCCACCTCCCCGGGGCCCGTCCCGCCGCTGCCGGACACCGGCGCCGGCGGGAACCCGCTGGGGCTGGGCGCCGCCGCGCTGGGCCTGTGCGCGCTGGGCGCCGGGGCGCTGCTGCTGGCCCGCCGCCGTCGCCGGCACTGA
- a CDS encoding O-methyltransferase gives MSILGTAAYADQTAALPEPVARAVELAQRLGFTKSCRPEQGGLLRALAAGAGPDGGVIGETGTGCGVGLGWLLAGRRPGVRVVSVEREAGLVDAVRELFADVPDLEVLHGDWSRIHERGPFDLLVLDGGGNGKQTAAADPERLLTPGGTLVVDDLTPLTAWPPTYRGEPDTGRTVWYDHPALSVTEVRLAPDFATLIATRRP, from the coding sequence ATGTCGATTCTCGGTACCGCCGCCTACGCCGACCAGACCGCCGCCCTGCCCGAACCGGTCGCCCGGGCGGTCGAGTTGGCGCAGCGGCTCGGGTTCACCAAGTCCTGCCGCCCGGAGCAGGGCGGGCTGCTGCGGGCCCTCGCGGCGGGCGCCGGCCCGGACGGCGGGGTGATCGGCGAGACCGGCACCGGGTGCGGTGTCGGCCTGGGCTGGCTGCTGGCCGGCCGGCGGCCCGGCGTACGGGTGGTGAGCGTCGAGCGGGAGGCCGGACTCGTGGACGCGGTACGGGAGTTGTTCGCCGACGTGCCCGACCTGGAGGTGCTGCACGGCGACTGGAGCCGGATCCACGAGCGCGGCCCGTTCGACCTGCTGGTGCTGGACGGGGGCGGCAACGGCAAGCAGACGGCGGCCGCCGATCCGGAGCGGCTGCTCACCCCGGGCGGCACCCTGGTGGTCGACGACCTGACCCCGCTCACCGCCTGGCCGCCGACCTACCGGGGCGAGCCGGACACCGGCCGCACCGTCTGGTACGACCACCCGGCGCTGTCGGTGACCGAGGTCCGGCTGGCGCCGGACTTCGCCACGCTGATCGCCACTCGCCGTCCCTGA
- a CDS encoding methyltransferase domain-containing protein, producing the protein MAETLVACEYEAERLDATAAWVARHRPPGSGALAELGAGEGALTGRLLRAGYTVHAAEPDPALRARLWDRLRGRTRLRLSGADLAAPPPVRRRFGAVLLIDTLRAGQDLELLHALPTDLLFVALAPPALDLRLRPWLSAQQGWLLVEEVDLAAPLPAQRAVAPGSRGVLLRRAR; encoded by the coding sequence GTGGCCGAGACGCTGGTCGCCTGCGAGTACGAGGCCGAACGGCTGGACGCCACCGCCGCCTGGGTCGCCCGGCACCGGCCGCCGGGCAGCGGGGCACTGGCCGAACTCGGCGCCGGCGAAGGCGCGTTGACCGGACGCCTGCTGCGGGCCGGCTACACCGTGCACGCCGCCGAACCCGACCCCGCGCTGCGGGCCCGGCTCTGGGACCGGCTGCGCGGCCGGACCCGGCTCCGGCTGAGCGGGGCCGACCTGGCCGCCCCGCCGCCCGTCCGCCGCCGTTTCGGCGCCGTCCTGCTGATCGACACCCTCCGGGCCGGCCAGGACCTGGAACTGCTGCACGCCCTCCCCACCGACCTGCTGTTCGTCGCCCTGGCCCCGCCCGCGCTCGACCTCCGGCTGCGCCCGTGGCTCTCCGCGCAGCAGGGCTGGCTGCTGGTCGAGGAGGTCGACCTGGCCGCCCCGCTGCCCGCCCAGCGCGCCGTCGCCCCCGGCAGCCGCGGCGTCCTGCTCCGCCGGGCCCGCTGA
- a CDS encoding patatin-like phospholipase family protein, which translates to MERQDDTDARDGRDRDRGCGRDRVLAALAERRRTGSRPGERADGLRIALAVEGGGMRGIISGGMALALHEAGLTGAFDAVYGASAGALTGAWLLSGDAGQLAGWADAEYARAMVRPGNVLRGRPVVDLDHLVEHLYAHVARMDFDAILANPTTLHPLATHTRTGASTDLHPLLTDPVRLRLALRASAALPLLAGPPVEIDGSHYYDAGLAESVPFRTALAQGATHVLVLRSRGPLPAAETAPETVAAGPSRGSRLIARTVLRRYPAPLRDSYLARAERLRADEEALGRHDLAPPAAGPAVLSVRPGPDAPRVGRLARDPVLLRAALEAGQAAMDELIARLP; encoded by the coding sequence GTGGAGCGGCAGGACGACACCGACGCCCGGGACGGTCGCGACCGCGACCGTGGCTGTGGCCGCGACCGCGTCCTGGCCGCCCTCGCCGAACGGCGGCGCACCGGCAGCCGGCCCGGCGAGCGCGCCGACGGCCTGCGGATCGCGCTCGCCGTCGAGGGCGGCGGCATGCGCGGCATCATCTCCGGCGGCATGGCCCTCGCCCTCCACGAGGCCGGCCTGACCGGCGCCTTCGACGCCGTCTACGGCGCCTCCGCCGGCGCCCTGACCGGCGCCTGGCTGCTCAGCGGCGACGCCGGCCAGTTGGCGGGCTGGGCCGACGCCGAGTACGCCCGGGCGATGGTCCGGCCCGGCAACGTGCTGCGCGGCCGGCCGGTCGTCGACCTGGACCACCTGGTCGAGCACCTGTACGCGCACGTCGCCCGGATGGACTTCGACGCCATCCTCGCCAACCCCACCACCCTGCACCCGCTCGCCACCCACACCCGCACCGGCGCCTCCACCGACCTCCACCCGCTGCTCACCGACCCCGTCCGGCTCCGGCTCGCGCTGCGCGCCAGCGCCGCCCTGCCGCTGCTCGCCGGGCCGCCCGTGGAGATCGACGGCAGCCACTACTACGACGCCGGGCTCGCCGAGTCCGTCCCGTTCCGCACCGCGCTCGCCCAGGGCGCCACGCACGTCCTGGTGCTCCGCTCGCGCGGCCCGCTCCCGGCCGCGGAGACCGCCCCGGAGACCGTCGCGGCCGGCCCCTCGCGCGGCTCCCGGCTGATCGCCCGGACGGTGCTGCGCCGCTACCCCGCGCCGCTGCGCGACTCCTACCTGGCGCGGGCCGAACGGCTGCGCGCGGACGAGGAGGCGCTCGGCCGGCACGACCTCGCGCCGCCCGCCGCCGGCCCCGCCGTGCTCTCCGTCCGCCCCGGCCCGGACGCCCCGAGGGTCGGTCGGCTGGCCCGCGACCCCGTGCTGCTGCGTGCCGCGCTGGAGGCCGGGCAGGCGGCGATGGACGAACTGATCGCCCGGCTGCCCTGA